Proteins found in one Dermacentor silvarum isolate Dsil-2018 chromosome 8, BIME_Dsil_1.4, whole genome shotgun sequence genomic segment:
- the LOC119460813 gene encoding uncharacterized protein LOC119460813, giving the protein MSSTWLTVLILTTLCASLSVAHPQIRSFAASSFQEMSSGPHGMVLGRQGYHDSTGHGHFISYTVDKGGHVQIRHDPTGRVFLTHLEKTSFPHTFHLFRSLLTPDFGLSSLKLLPRFHQPFLCLLNPCSSDSYINRHDDQYMRMMHGIA; this is encoded by the exons ATGAGTAGCACTTGGCTTACGGTTCTCATCCTGACGACCTTGTGCGCCTCCCTGAGCGTGGCGCATCCACAGATCAGGTCGTTCGCGGCCAGCTCTTTCCAAGAGATGAGTTCGGGTCCACACGGAATGGTGCTGGGCCGACAAGGCTACCACGACTCGACGGGCCATGGCCACTTCATCTCCTACACGGTCGACAAAGGAGGCCACGTTCAGATCAGGCACGATCCCACAGGAAGGGTTTTCCTGACTCACCTGGAGAAGACATCATTCCCGCACACCTTTCACTTGTTCAG GTCGCTACTAACTCCAGATTTTGGACTGTCTTCGTTGAAACTCCTACCGCGATTCCACCAGCCATTCCTTTGTCTTTTGAATCCTTGCAGCAGTGATTCATACATCAACCGGCATGATGATCAGTACATGAGGATGATGCATGGGATTGCTTAG
- the LOC119460812 gene encoding MKRN2 opposite strand protein has product MEDQDLAILCFQHCEKRANVLCLRLPKCCPICGLELEDAELRVPPFRIPYPFRNSQTSPCCVVIKPSKGDFLHLYSSSLDLHTGVTDSKGQVHEYDKEGLKVAKQPMWPQCIAVPVITDEGTAWHEFWDYTLSVTESQDAWDSKRYDEKEHNCYSFVIAFLRNLQIPQLRPSLKDKLTFSSDFLVPQTRNVARYIALYRKLLQDGTYVKRCEPRRTQT; this is encoded by the exons ATGGAGGACCAGGATCTGGCGATATTGTGTTTCCAGCACTGCGAGAAGCGTGCCAACGTTTTGTGTCTGCGGCTGCCGAAGTGTTGTCCGATCTGTGGCCTGGAGCTCGAAGACGCCGAACTCCGAGTGCCTCCGTTCAGGATACCGTATCCTTTCAGAAACTCGCAGACATCTCCGTGCTGTGTTGTGATCAAACCGTCGAAAGGCGACTTTCTGCA TCTGTATTCGAGCTCACTGGACCTGCACACTGGAGTGACGGACTCCAAAG GTCAAGTGCACGAGTATGACAAGGAAGGGCTCAAAGTCGCCAAACAACCCATGTGGCCACAGTGCATTGCTGTGCCAGTCATTACAGATGAGGGAACAGCTTGGCATGAATTCTGGGATTACACTTTATCCGTCACTGAAAGCCAGGACGCCTGGGACAGCAAGCG GTACGATGAAAAGGAACACAACTGCTACTCCTTtgtgatagccttcctgcgaaaCCTGCAGATACCACAGCTGCGACCATCACTGAAGGACAAGCTGACCTTCTCCTCCGATTTTCTTGTCCCACAAACCAGAAATGTTGCCCGGTACATTGCACTTTACAGAAAGCTTCTGCAAGATGGTACATACGTCAAACGGTGTGAGCCCCGTCGAACACAGACATAA